The following nucleotide sequence is from Citrus sinensis cultivar Valencia sweet orange chromosome 6, DVS_A1.0, whole genome shotgun sequence.
AACTAGCCAATACATCAGGCCATTAATCtactgttttaattttcttctatgGGATTTGGAAAGTGAATTTGAGGATGCATCCTTACTCTGTGTCTTTTGATTTATCAATTTGATGGTCAATAGTTATTTGCTTGTTTTATAAAGTGACTTTATATTCCGCGAAATGGATTTCTGCTGAATTTTTTTGCTGGCTTTGTgtatttaaagatttttttcacCCACTAAGTTTGCTTTATGCAACCGAATCTAAGTGCATATGATTTATTCATTTGTGTAACATCATTGCTAACAATTTCCTTGttatataataattcaatAGGTTTGATGTGAGATTGTGCCGTAGCTCATGTGCATAGTTAgtgattgaaattatttagACCAATGTGGATTAGATATGGTGTTTCTTTGTGACCAAATCAACAAGCATGTCAGTGGGAATTCTATATTTTGCCTACTTCAGAAATTCCTAACTGAAGGTTGTGCTTTCCTTTTCTATCCAAACAGGTTTTTAGTCACTTTAATCTCGGGTTTCATTATGATTGGAAAGCATATGCTGAAAAGTGTTTCATGAAAGAGGTCGAGGCAGCTTTAGATCCAATATGTATGCTTTTAACCTCTAAATTGCACTTCCAATGGGACattattttgatgaatttgatAGTTCTGTGCAGCCACTcactttgcttcttttttatttcactgtaTATCCATGTGCTGCAAAGTTGCAGCTGATGCAGGTACAGCAAATTTGGATTCAAATGCAATTCCAGTGGATCACAAGAAAGTAAAGGGCAAGAGGAAACGTAATGCGGGGGATATAAACAAATCTTTTGAATATTTCTCCGAGAATACTCTTGCTATTGCATCCAAAAGTTCCGACTCGTCCCGCCATGCTGCCAACCACAAAGACACTGTTAATACAAACAATCATGCCTCAACAAATTTTCCACAATTAATGAAGTCTGAAAAAGACAATGTTAGTTCATTGGAGGATAACTTAGCAGTGGCGGACACGGCGGAACCTTCAGGCTATTGTGTGAGAGGATCTTCTAAGAGAATGGCCAATTCGACAAGCAGGAGGAAAGGCAACACAGGGACAGCGGCAAAGTCAAAAACCGAAGAAAGATCAAAATTAGATGGTAATACCATGAAGAATGTTGCTTTAGGAACATCTCCGGTACCTGAAGGTTCTGATACGGACAATGCTAATCCATCCAACTTGGACCCAGCTGTGTCCTTGGGAGATTCAGAAGTAGCGTTGGGAATTCCAAGGACTTCAGAGAAgcataaagaaaatgatagaagTAAGGATGGATTGgattatcaaaatataaatagctCCCCTGCTTCTTTGCCCCAAGACTTTGACACAAATATCAGATGTCCTGGTGAAAAATCAAGTGGGATTGCAAGTTCATGTTTGCTGAATGTTGGCCATATGGTGATGGGAAATTTGGAAAGTAGAAGGAAAGGCAATATGGGGACAAAAATAAAGTCAAAAACTGAGAGAGCAAGTTCAAAAGGCATTACCGTCAGGAATGCTGCATTGGAAGATTCTCCTGCACCTAAAGGATCTGATGTGAATAATGGTAATCCATCCAATTTGGACCCAGCTCCATCTTTGGAAGATTCAGAAGTAACATTGAGAATATCCTCTAGCGAGCTGAAGACTTCAGAGAGGcagaaagaaaatgacaaaagtaagaaaaatgatCATCTGTGTGGTGAACTTCAAAAGCCAGGATATGGTACTTTGGTAAGAGGCAGAGTAAAAAGTGCACAAGGTCAACCAGAAAAAATATCTCAGGCTGGAGCACCAAGGCAGAACAATAACCCAAGTCGTAGTAGGTTGGTCAgggacaaattaaaaaaagcacGAGgtcaaccaaaaagaaaaattcaagcTGGGACACTAGGGCAGAACAATGACCCAAGTCGTAGTACTTTGGTAAgagacaaattaaaaaaagcacAAGGTCGAtcgaaaaaaaattctcaagcTGGGACACCATGGCAGAACAAGAATAACTCAGTCAAGTCTCCCTGTGTGCCTGATGATATTGGGCATGATTGCAACTTGGAAACTGCAGTTGATGAAAGAGAACGAAATGCCAACGTAGTCTCGTCAAGGAAGAAAGCTcaaaggaaaattaattttgatgcacatgtaagttattttatcGACAGGTTTAGGAGCAAACAGTTTAGAAATTTATACTTGGAAAAACTTGTATCAtctgcaataaaaaaaattggattagatataaaaataatagaactGAAAAATTCTATGTAAGAAATGTAAAGATGATAGTAAGAAAGAAGAGGTATGTTAACTAGAATACCTTCTCAGTTGAAGGTGTGTCCacatttaacatttaacaTGCACCTTTTTATTCGAAAGATTGTCATCTTATGGGTTTCCACATTTGTTGTGTGGTTCATGTGAtcaaaacataatttaaaagctAGGGATATGTTATGTAACTAGTGGCTTTCGGCTTTATGTTGTTGCCAAAGGCAAGTGTATGTACCTGGACCAGGCAGTATTAGCATTAATCACATTATAATCCAAGATAACAAGCAACGGGGCTCTATATATTTTGGGTAAATTTAGTGCTTATGTTTTTCTGTtagatattcatttttattcatgCTTTCATTTGGCGATGATAGTGTTCATGTTGCTCTGGTAAATGACTGAAGCTGTCAGCAGGTTCTGCATTTGCAATGTTCCTCACAATTCATTAGTTTATCATGGTTCATTTTGGTATTGTTACTTGTttcttaaatctttttttgaacttttatTGAAGATATTTTGTCTACTTAGGCAAGCCCTCATACTgaggaaagaagagaaaaatcttCTATAGTCTCTCCAGAATCTCTGAGTCTCAAACGATCCAGATCAGGTGATTGCAATCCGAACTTGGATAATATCTTGAAGctctattcaaataaaatcatgTACGGCATATACGTTTGAAGTAAGTTATCAAAAACATAAGTTCAGAGCATATTAGTTCTAACATCCTCCACTCAGGTAAACTTTCCTGAATATTGCTTGTTTGGTAATAGTCTTTTTCAGTTCTTGGATGGTTAAATGTTGAGCGATGTTTGGATAATCCTgtatatgttaaaaataaagttattatTGCCCTGTTTTTGCTGCTAAACTGTTTAGTTGGATTTGCAAATATTTCAGGGAGACTACTCGTACCTTGCCTAGATTTCTGGCGGAATCAAATTGCAGTTTATGATGCGGTTTGTTTCATCTTAAACATTTTATCTGTTCCATTTCAGCTGATTGTTCTCACCTTCCTAAAaagatttctttattaaataagcTTGAGTTTAAGATGACTTGTGCCATCCCTGTTATGGTGCTTTTGATGGTTTTGCAGTACAGCTCCACTCTTTTATAGACTGGAAtacgattttttttatttttttttagaggtAAGGGGGTGGGCcaaatccaaataatttttattttcccctTACCTCCCCTAAGGCTCGAACCCAGGTGATCAGCTGTTACAAGCTTCATGCTGTTACCAATCCAACCACGTCCTTGGAGGCTTGGTATTTGTATGCAGAGGAGATTTTAATGCCTTGACTTTTGCAGTTAATATTTTGAGAtgggttttaaaaaaaaaggataatctAGGCAGAACAAACAACTCTGCACGCTAGGTCGCAATTAAACACTGGGCATTCATTTAAGACATAAGCACATGCTTATTCTAGTATCTGGTAATTAGTACACTTTGATAGAGGTTGTTGACATTTTTTTCTGTCAAAATACACTTGATTTAGCAATATTCAACAAATGAAGTCTCTAGACCAATACTTCAATATCGAACAATTTAACCGTTTTGCTAGTTTTTTGAATGGATGCTGATAAGTTGCGACTGTTCTACTGCCCCCTCCTTACTACACGATTCCTTTCTCCAATCTTACAGATGGTTGAGATGGTTGACTTAAGATTAAGAAACTAAGCATGCTATGCAAAAATAGTTGAAGGATCTtgtgatttacaaattattaagACATGCATGCTTTTGATAtaaatgatttcttttttccttgtGGTTTTGCTTTTGTAAGGATGAGAACTTATCAACTTTGTCCGTTCAGGATCGTAATATTACGGGAATTCAGGAAGGATTAGATGTTTTGAGATCGCCAAAAGGTTAGTTTTCATCCAACTTCAACTGGCCATTCGAATTTGGTATTATTATGTTGTTTAAGCTGTATATCACAACCACCAATGGTCCGGCGTTTTGCTCCCAGGGATGAAATCGGAGCCACCAATAAGGAAGGGGAAGAATTGAGTCATCACGGGAGCTTTGACTCTCATTACTGCATTTCGAATGCAAAGAAGGATAGCTCAACGTTTGCATTGGCGAAGTGGTTACATCACAAATGCTGGACGGGCCAATGATGACAGATGCCATATGTTTGGgatttgttttacaatttacCTCTACCATGCTTCAGTGGTAGCATTATGGAGTACTCTGATACTCGGTATGTACTTTGGAAATCAGATTAAAATGCTGCTCGATGTATACAAGAAGTTTCTTTTTGACAGTCCTCAGTTTGTGAATATTTAAGCACGCAGGAAAATGAAGTCAGcgaccataaaaaatttcaccaATTGCAGGTCACTACAAGGTCAATCACCATCCTAAGTTGAAAACGAGTGCAACATTCATAAACATTGTTTAGGCAATGCTTCAACCTCAATGATTCATATGAACAGAGAATGAGGCCATGGCTTGGACAATATCCTCTTAACTCTGCAATTGTTTCAAATGGCATGAAATACAAAATGACGGGCAGTGCCTTCATTCACAAACCTGAAATTAAACAAGCGATACATCTTCCATGGAACCAAGTTCATAGATATAGTCGGTTTCAGTTTTTCAGCCAAACATGCAACTGGAACTCCAAAACATTCCCATAAACCACACATGATCAATCCATGGTCTAATTGAGTCAAAATGGGGTCAAATCCCACATGCTTATAAATTCATCAAACAGATTCAGCTGTTTTCTCATTACAAGTCAAACAAATAGgctaaaaatgaagaacaattttggtttttttttcaatagaagctcaaaagaagaaaagacaataaaaatatctgggaaaaaaattcaaccatGTGTTTAAACCGTTtcctttttattgaataacaTGAAACCGATGAACTTCCATAGAAACTCAATCCTGGTGACCTCTGTCCTTCCCAGGGGCTTGAAAGTTCACCTACAAAAGGTCAAAGGCTTCATAAGAATACTGAATGGTCTACGAAATGTTAgacaaataacatatttttaagGCCAACTGATAAGGgggtaaaaagaaaatcataacAGAGGAAAGTCCCAAAAAATAACCAGCAAACAGAAATCAGTGATGGTCAATGAATCATGTCTAATAGAATATAAGACCCATGTGAtaggagagaaaaatcttaacaGCTATATATTCGAAAATACtcttattaagaaaattttgttggaATAAGATTTCATTTAGAGTTGATGACAAGATGAGTCAAGATGCATCTAACTTAAGTGGCAAGTAGCATATAAACCATTGACAAAGACTTCAAATTGGACTttctaaccaaaaaaaatctGAGGCAAAACCATATTCGATTCTCTGTGcaataatataatttggaATATCAAGTAATCACATAATTGGAGGACTGCTTGAATGAGATTACACATTATTTAAAGGATTTAATCATAAACCGCTTTCcaacataatttaaaagaaaaagcccATCATCGTATACAGTTATAtcacataaaagaaaataatcaatcatGCATGGTTTAATGTTTTAAggccaaaattttatattcatatGCTTTAAAGACATCATGAGTAAGACCAGAGAGAGATATAACAGAATCTTTGTCAAGCTCATTTTGTGAAATGTGAATTTCCAATCATCATTGGTTTGTAATACAATGCCAAACTACTTGTGTTATTATCTCAGTTAAACATCTACTTTGAGAACGTAATTTAAAAAgcataacttttttttttttaatttaaaaacatacacacagaaagagaaaagtaaaagtaaatTGGTGAGGCAAAGCAAAAGTTcaagcaacaaaataaaacccTAATTAACACTAAGCAGCAATTGAACTAAATGGGTGAAAAGCATTATTAAAGAAGAAAGTAGGCcatatttgtaataaataaggGAATTTAGGGTTAAAAAGGAGAGGCATTACCGCTTATGCCTCTGCACGAAGGGGGAGTTCTTAGCATCTTCctctgaaaaaagaaaaagaaaagaaaagaaaaggaaaattgaaCAAATCAGAATTCAATTTGTGATGAAGCGCATTGAatagaatgaaaataaataaactaaaaaataaatgaaagaaaaataccaGTGAGACCAAGAGAGAACTTGGTGATTATGGTTCCTGTAATGGCGAAGCCGACCAGAAACGGCCAGTTCCTGTTCCATTCTCTCCTGAAGAATACGGGCCATGGATCGAACTTTCTCatcttcctctctctctttctctctcgcAATCGACTTTCACTTGACAAACATTTTGGCTCAGCTTATGGACCATATAGCGTGTGAGGATGATTGTGGGTTACGCGCCTAGGTGCCGCGAGTGGGGTATGTTCCTCAAGTCAAGCAGCGTGTGACACAGTCCGTAAATAACAATGTATGTCcggtcgggtcgggtcgggtatCCACATTCAAATTGTTTCTGGTTTTACAAAAGCTACAAagaagtaaatatttttttaacttaatttaaattattttctgagattttaaataatggaatgttagaaataaattaaaatgatcaaaattaGTCATATAACTACACAATCAAtacataaaaatgataagaatcatgaataagtaaatatttgaattgatCATTGGAAAGTCTTATTTAGATTTTGGTCTTAGGTTCGAGTCTCATCTAGTACGCATGtgttcaattaataaatattttccccaaaaaattaaaaaaattatataaaaaaagcacatcaatcatcatcaaatcaaacaaagtaACATGATATCCTTATTCCTCACAACTTTTAACAATTCCATATAAACGCTGACTAAAGAAGTCAGCTCGACCAGTACATGAATACCTCCTCCCGGATAACAAAATTTCAGTCCAGGTAGAAATCTTCGACTTTCAATTTTGCTCAATAGTGATCAAGTTTTATGGCTTAAAAACAGCTGGCCGTATAAGATCTAACCAAGCGAACTATTATCAACCGCTATCTTGCGCTTTGCGTCACTTATAGACACGATGAAACTGTTACTTGCAAATTAAGCAATCTGCAGTCGGCCAAAACATCCTATTGATTTATCTCTGATAACAGTTTCTCGAGAGCTTCAGATGCAAGAGGGATGTAAAAGCAGTCCTGACCATCAGAATGCCTTCTAGTCTTGACCAACTCATGATCTTTGAATTCTGTCAAATGGGAGTTCAAAGTAACCTGACTGCTTACCAAGAAGCGCTCTCGAGAGGTTGAATACAGAGTATCAATTGGCATGcctgaaaagtgaaaaataaaatagaatacatataagaaataatatgTGGACACATGTTTCAAGTTATATATAGATACTTGCCTTCTTCATCAGGATGAGACAGTTGATATTCCGCCAGAATTTTGAAGACACTTTGAGCATTTGGTGTCAAACTTTGTAAAACAATTGCAGCTGTTTTGGCAGTTTGAGCGCTGCTGCCATGAGCTAGAATCAAAGGAAAGAACATTCCTTCAACCTTGTACGGTGCAAAGGTAGGCACATGATACCAGTGCCATTTAAACTGAGTGTGAACCATTTTCTTGTCCCACACTATCAGAAGATTCAAAATGAGATTTATTAGGGTCAATGCATTAAATGCCACTTAAAATAGTCTAACAGCAATGCTACACATCTGTATCCCCTTTACTCAGAAAATAATGTTGAAAACATCATGCTAATATATTGAAGTTGAAGACTAGGGACAGGTTTTGCTCTCTGATTGTTACATAGACAGATGTACTTACATCTATCTGGGGTTCATATTGACATGGCAGCATGAATTATGGGCTCGACTTCGTTTAGGAAGATATATCCTATAGCCAGACCTAATTGACTGACTAAATCAATCCCGTTTCACCTTCTGCTTCAGAGTAAATTAGATTAagaatattgtttcaaaaagagaaaagatcAAATGTGTAGCATATTCTTTCAAGCATAATGGACTCCCACCACATACAAGGTTT
It contains:
- the LOC102628344 gene encoding kinetochore-associated protein KNL-2 homolog isoform X1, whose translation is MISLINRLLSPKSSTPAPSRASENSNKSDDDDNGDVLASSRFQKTVILYNWWLVKANTDHEGNRLAIAGFTSRELQAKRVFTSAPIAKSYDPFSLETSDGIYIIIRGLINKSRTLENGFSSDVFSHFNLGFHYDWKAYAEKCFMKEVEAALDPIFAADAGTANLDSNAIPVDHKKVKGKRKRNAGDINKSFEYFSENTLAIASKSSDSSRHAANHKDTVNTNNHASTNFPQLMKSEKDNVSSLEDNLAVADTAEPSGYCVRGSSKRMANSTSRRKGNTGTAAKSKTEERSKLDGNTMKNVALGTSPVPEGSDTDNANPSNLDPAVSLGDSEVALGIPRTSEKHKENDRSKDGLDYQNINSSPASLPQDFDTNIRCPGEKSSGIASSCLLNVGHMVMGNLESRRKGNMGTKIKSKTERASSKGITVRNAALEDSPAPKGSDVNNGNPSNLDPAPSLEDSEVTLRISSSELKTSERQKENDKSKKNDHLCGELQKPGYGTLVRGRVKSAQGQPEKISQAGAPRQNNNPSRSRLVRDKLKKARGQPKRKIQAGTLGQNNDPSRSTLVRDKLKKAQGRSKKNSQAGTPWQNKNNSVKSPCVPDDIGHDCNLETAVDERERNANVVSSRKKAQRKINFDAHASPHTEERREKSSIVSPESLSLKRSRSGRLLVPCLDFWRNQIAVYDADRNITGIQEGLDVLRSPKGMKSEPPIRKGKN
- the LOC102628344 gene encoding kinetochore-associated protein KNL-2 homolog isoform X2, which gives rise to MISLINRLLSPKSSTPAPSRASENSNKSDDDDNGDVLASSRFQKTVILYNWWLVKANTDHEGNRLAIAGFTSRELQAKRVFTSAPIAKSYDPFSLETSDGIYIIIRGLINKSRTLENGFSSDVFSHFNLGFHYDWKAYAEKCFMKEVEAALDPISDAGTANLDSNAIPVDHKKVKGKRKRNAGDINKSFEYFSENTLAIASKSSDSSRHAANHKDTVNTNNHASTNFPQLMKSEKDNVSSLEDNLAVADTAEPSGYCVRGSSKRMANSTSRRKGNTGTAAKSKTEERSKLDGNTMKNVALGTSPVPEGSDTDNANPSNLDPAVSLGDSEVALGIPRTSEKHKENDRSKDGLDYQNINSSPASLPQDFDTNIRCPGEKSSGIASSCLLNVGHMVMGNLESRRKGNMGTKIKSKTERASSKGITVRNAALEDSPAPKGSDVNNGNPSNLDPAPSLEDSEVTLRISSSELKTSERQKENDKSKKNDHLCGELQKPGYGTLVRGRVKSAQGQPEKISQAGAPRQNNNPSRSRLVRDKLKKARGQPKRKIQAGTLGQNNDPSRSTLVRDKLKKAQGRSKKNSQAGTPWQNKNNSVKSPCVPDDIGHDCNLETAVDERERNANVVSSRKKAQRKINFDAHASPHTEERREKSSIVSPESLSLKRSRSGRLLVPCLDFWRNQIAVYDADRNITGIQEGLDVLRSPKGMKSEPPIRKGKN
- the LOC102628344 gene encoding uncharacterized protein LOC102628344 isoform X3, whose amino-acid sequence is MISLINRLLSPKSSTPAPSRASENSNKSDDDDNGDVLASSRFQKTVILYNWWLVKANTDHEGNRLAIAGFTSRELQAKRVFTSAPIAKSYDPFSLETSDGIYIIIRGLINKSRTLENGFSSDVFSHFNLGFHYDWKAYAEKCFMKEVEAALDPIFAADAGTANLDSNAIPVDHKKVKGKRKRNAGDINKSFEYFSENTLAIASKSSDSSRHAANHKDTVNTNNHASTNFPQLMKSEKDNVSSLEDNLAVADTAEPSGYCVRGSSKRMANSTSRRKGNTGTAAKSKTEERSKLDGNTMKNVALGTSPVPEGSDTDNANPSNLDPAVSLGDSEVALGIPRTSEKHKENDRSKDGLDYQNINSSPASLPQDFDTNIRCPGEKSSGIASSCLLNVGHMVMGNLESRRKGNMGTKIKSKTERASSKGITVRNAALEDSPAPKGSDVNNGNPSNLDPAPSLEDSEVTLRISSSELKTSERQKENDKSKKNDHLCGELQKPGYGTLVRGRVKSAQGQPEKISQAGAPRQNNNPSRSRLVRDKLKKARGQPKRKIQAGTLGQNNDPSRSTLVRDKLKKAQGRSKKNSQAGTPWQNKNNSVKSPCVPDDIGHDCNLETAVDERERNANVVSSRKKAQRKINFDAHIFCLLRQALILRKEEKNLL
- the LOC102629016 gene encoding ATP synthase small subunit 6, mitochondrial, translated to MRKFDPWPVFFRREWNRNWPFLVGFAITGTIITKFSLGLTEEDAKNSPFVQRHKR